One segment of Candidatus Manganitrophus noduliformans DNA contains the following:
- the pilO gene encoding type 4a pilus biogenesis protein PilO, with the protein MILSVKGFVARFGPHLFLFVLFAGILLFVHAGRVVPLQKEIIARETTWQSERPKIGQLTTLKTAQQELILFRQRLPEETALSEVVSFVSDSAAAHRLSIPAISYQPENVGAPGLMKVLISFSVKGSYRDIRNLIYRLEQSGYFLVLENLVLASSSREGEAIQLQLRIAAYFREGKRS; encoded by the coding sequence ATGATCCTCTCCGTAAAGGGGTTCGTCGCCCGTTTCGGCCCGCATCTTTTTTTGTTTGTTCTCTTCGCGGGAATCCTTCTCTTTGTGCACGCCGGAAGGGTCGTTCCGCTTCAGAAAGAGATCATTGCCAGGGAAACCACATGGCAATCGGAGCGGCCGAAAATCGGTCAACTCACCACGCTGAAAACGGCGCAGCAAGAGTTGATTCTCTTCCGCCAGCGCCTTCCCGAGGAGACGGCGCTTTCGGAAGTGGTCTCGTTTGTTTCCGATTCGGCCGCGGCCCATCGCCTCTCGATTCCGGCGATTTCGTATCAGCCGGAAAACGTCGGCGCGCCGGGGCTGATGAAGGTGCTGATTTCATTCAGCGTCAAAGGGAGCTATCGGGATATCCGGAATTTGATTTATCGTTTGGAGCAGTCGGGCTATTTCCTCGTTCTGGAGAATCTGGTGCTTGCCTCCTCCAGCAGAGAAGGGGAAGCGATCCAGCTTCAACTTCGGATCGCAGCCTATTTCCGAGAAGGAAAGCGTTCGTAG
- a CDS encoding PilN domain-containing protein, whose protein sequence is MDRFDINLSSGDYLKRRVILLTLYLAIVAMTVLIGIDLMKLNEMKESKAAFDARIGRVMNEQRELQEEIGKMGRRVSDDAVKAMQNEIQLINQLLRQKSFSWTAFLSDLEERVPAKLSVARIQPDFNTGQVILGGSAPSLKEVTELIGRLQESPFEEAFLMQQEESEREGKKEVNFSIRFKYNARRGGI, encoded by the coding sequence TTGGATCGGTTTGATATCAATCTCTCGTCGGGAGACTACCTCAAGCGAAGGGTCATTCTGCTCACCCTTTATCTCGCGATCGTCGCGATGACCGTGTTGATCGGAATCGATCTGATGAAGCTCAACGAGATGAAGGAGAGCAAGGCGGCCTTTGACGCCCGAATCGGCCGCGTGATGAATGAGCAGCGGGAGCTCCAGGAAGAAATCGGAAAGATGGGGCGGAGGGTTTCGGACGACGCGGTCAAAGCGATGCAGAATGAGATCCAACTGATCAACCAGCTCCTCCGCCAAAAGAGTTTCTCCTGGACCGCCTTTCTTTCCGATCTGGAAGAGCGTGTTCCCGCCAAACTCTCCGTCGCCCGGATTCAGCCCGACTTCAACACCGGCCAGGTGATCCTGGGAGGGTCCGCCCCCTCTTTAAAAGAGGTCACCGAGTTGATCGGACGTCTCCAGGAATCTCCCTTTGAAGAGGCCTTCTTGATGCAACAGGAGGAATCGGAGAGAGAGGGGAAAAAGGAGGTGAATTTCTCCATCCGATTTAAGTACAATGCCAGGAGAGGAGGGATATGA
- the mazG gene encoding nucleoside triphosphate pyrophosphohydrolase, with protein sequence MSKSFDQLVALMDRLRAEGGCPWDRAQTPESLKPFLIEEAYEVLEAIEAGKAEPLCEELGDLLFQVLFHAQIAKERNQFDIEAVVKTSLEKMTRRHPHVFSPEQSEAPPLDQQAVLSRWEEMKKKEDRNQSRKSALDGIPRQLPALLRAHQIQARAARVGFDWKTIEPVFGKIEEEFQEVRTAAAEGVPARIEAEVGDLLFAVVNAARFLKVNPEDALRGTIQRFTDRFQMMESEAKQRGVSLDTLSLEEMDALWEKAKKDETREG encoded by the coding sequence ATGTCGAAATCATTCGATCAGCTCGTCGCGCTGATGGACCGGCTGCGCGCGGAAGGGGGATGTCCGTGGGACCGCGCGCAGACCCCCGAATCGCTGAAGCCCTTTTTAATCGAAGAAGCGTATGAAGTCCTCGAAGCGATCGAAGCGGGAAAGGCCGAGCCGCTCTGCGAGGAGCTGGGAGACCTTCTCTTCCAGGTTCTCTTCCATGCGCAAATCGCGAAAGAGCGAAACCAATTCGATATCGAAGCGGTCGTGAAGACCTCGTTGGAAAAGATGACCCGCCGGCATCCGCACGTCTTCTCCCCGGAGCAATCGGAGGCCCCTCCCCTCGATCAGCAAGCGGTCTTATCCCGCTGGGAGGAGATGAAGAAAAAAGAAGATCGAAATCAATCCCGCAAATCGGCATTAGATGGAATTCCGCGACAGCTGCCGGCGCTTTTGCGGGCGCACCAGATCCAAGCGAGGGCGGCCCGGGTCGGATTTGATTGGAAGACGATTGAGCCGGTCTTTGGTAAAATTGAGGAAGAATTTCAGGAGGTTCGAACGGCGGCGGCGGAAGGCGTTCCGGCACGAATCGAAGCGGAGGTCGGAGATCTCCTCTTCGCGGTGGTGAATGCGGCCCGCTTCCTAAAGGTGAACCCGGAGGATGCGCTTCGCGGGACGATTCAACGTTTCACCGACCGGTTTCAAATGATGGAGTCGGAAGCAAAACAGCGGGGGGTGTCGCTCGACACGCTCTCTCTGGAGGAAATGGATGCCCTCTGGGAAAAAGCGAAGAAAGATGAAACACGGGAGGGGTGA
- a CDS encoding Gfo/Idh/MocA family protein: MRTIRWGMIGCGNVAEVKSGPGFQKANHSRLTAVMRRTGALAKDYAQRHGAPKWYDNAEALIEDPEVDAVYIATPPAFHKAYTLMSAQARKPVYVEKPMALNFEECQMMITACRAAGVPLFVAYYRRALPRFLKVKELLDARAIGEVRFVTMTLRRPLAADELTLHTLPWRVIPEIAGGGRFVDLASHMLDLLDYLLGPIRHVHGFASNQARRYPAEDIVTGAFVFESGVHGVGSWCFTGYDRWEQTEIVGTEGKIAYTIFDDRPILLTTSQGSTPFSFTSPPHIQQPLIQTVVDALNRVGVCPSTGESAARTSWAWTRCGRGSNKDDRQNTIYYACMTF, translated from the coding sequence ATGCGAACGATCCGTTGGGGAATGATCGGCTGCGGCAATGTCGCCGAAGTCAAAAGCGGTCCCGGTTTTCAAAAGGCGAACCACTCCCGTCTGACGGCGGTCATGCGGCGTACCGGGGCGTTGGCGAAAGATTATGCGCAGCGCCACGGCGCGCCGAAGTGGTACGATAACGCGGAGGCGTTGATCGAGGATCCGGAAGTTGATGCCGTCTACATCGCCACCCCGCCCGCCTTTCACAAAGCGTATACGCTGATGAGCGCCCAAGCCAGAAAACCAGTCTATGTCGAAAAGCCGATGGCGCTGAACTTCGAGGAATGTCAGATGATGATCACGGCGTGCCGGGCGGCCGGCGTTCCCCTTTTTGTCGCCTATTACCGGCGGGCGCTCCCCCGTTTTCTCAAAGTGAAGGAGCTCCTCGACGCCCGGGCGATCGGGGAAGTTCGTTTCGTGACGATGACGCTCCGCCGGCCTTTGGCCGCCGACGAGCTTACTCTGCATACGCTCCCCTGGCGGGTGATTCCGGAAATCGCGGGGGGCGGACGTTTCGTCGATCTGGCCTCCCATATGTTGGACCTTCTCGATTATCTTCTCGGGCCGATCCGCCATGTCCACGGTTTCGCCTCCAATCAGGCCCGGCGGTATCCCGCCGAAGACATCGTCACCGGCGCGTTCGTCTTCGAGTCGGGGGTGCATGGGGTCGGGAGCTGGTGTTTTACCGGCTATGACCGGTGGGAGCAGACCGAGATCGTCGGGACGGAAGGGAAGATCGCTTATACCATCTTTGACGACCGGCCGATTCTCTTGACCACTTCCCAAGGGAGCACCCCGTTTTCATTCACGTCTCCTCCGCACATTCAGCAGCCGCTGATTCAGACGGTGGTGGACGCGCTCAACCGGGTTGGAGTTTGCCCGAGCACGGGTGAAAGCGCCGCCCGTACCTCTTGGGCATGGACCAGATGCGGAAGGGGTTCTAATAAAGATGATAGACAAAACACAATTTATTACGCTTGTATGACATTCTGA
- a CDS encoding GspE/PulE family protein: protein MKPFTKRIPIGALLVKRGKVTLEVIDQVLEAYSGKGMRLGEALIEKGFITEEDLAQALAEQYHLPYYPLDHFKIDSAYFKKIPVELMYRYPFVPYGEAEGKILILISDPTKLAAMDELALILKEKITFGLSSRTALLETLKRSEGSGQVLQQIQADFRPVLIKEDEKGEEILSIEKVSKDTSPVIKLLDTLILNALHKRASDIHIEASETQVQMKYRIDGVLYRAMDPLDIKFHPALITRIKVLSELDIAEKRVPQDGRFKMRLEERKVDFRVSILPSVFGEDVVIRILDKEYITAELNELRLDRLGFNEGDLRKFRKAIMEPYGMVLVTGPTGSGKTTTLYAALTEINTREDKIITIEDPVEYQLQDVVQIPVNEKKGLTFARGLRSILRHDPDKILVGEIRDAETAHIAIQSALTGHLVFTTVHANNAFDVIGRFVNMGIEPYNFVSSLNCILAQRLVRGLCVICKQEATLPEDLLEISGLNPAEYKDRLFALPKGCPECNGTGFKGRAAITEFLNLSDTIREMILSRRPTSEVRRAALAEGMTTLRQAGLEKVFKGETTLKEINRVTFIQ, encoded by the coding sequence ATGAAACCTTTCACAAAAAGAATACCGATCGGCGCCCTCCTGGTCAAAAGGGGAAAGGTGACCCTGGAGGTGATCGATCAGGTCCTCGAAGCGTACAGCGGGAAGGGGATGCGTCTCGGCGAGGCATTGATCGAGAAGGGGTTCATCACGGAGGAAGACCTCGCCCAGGCGCTCGCCGAGCAGTATCACCTTCCGTATTATCCGCTCGATCATTTCAAGATCGATTCCGCTTACTTCAAGAAAATTCCGGTCGAGTTAATGTATCGTTATCCCTTCGTTCCTTACGGAGAAGCGGAAGGGAAGATCCTCATTCTCATCTCCGACCCGACCAAACTCGCGGCGATGGATGAACTGGCGCTGATTCTGAAAGAGAAGATCACCTTCGGGCTCAGCAGCCGGACCGCCCTCCTCGAGACGTTGAAGCGGAGCGAGGGATCGGGCCAGGTGCTACAGCAGATTCAGGCCGACTTCAGACCGGTGCTGATCAAAGAGGATGAGAAGGGGGAGGAGATCCTCTCGATCGAGAAGGTCAGCAAGGACACCAGCCCGGTCATCAAGCTCCTCGATACGCTGATTCTCAACGCCCTTCATAAGCGGGCGAGCGACATCCATATTGAAGCGAGCGAGACGCAGGTGCAGATGAAATACCGGATCGACGGGGTGCTCTATCGCGCGATGGATCCCCTCGATATCAAGTTTCATCCGGCGCTGATCACCCGGATCAAGGTCCTCTCCGAGCTCGATATCGCCGAGAAGCGGGTTCCGCAAGACGGCCGCTTCAAGATGCGGCTGGAAGAGCGAAAGGTCGATTTCCGGGTTTCGATTCTTCCGAGCGTCTTCGGCGAAGATGTCGTGATCCGGATTCTGGACAAAGAGTACATTACGGCGGAGCTCAATGAGCTTCGCCTCGACCGGCTCGGTTTTAACGAGGGGGATCTGAGAAAATTCCGAAAAGCAATCATGGAGCCGTACGGCATGGTCCTGGTGACCGGGCCGACCGGAAGCGGCAAGACAACGACCCTCTATGCGGCGCTCACCGAGATCAACACGCGCGAGGACAAGATCATCACCATCGAAGATCCGGTCGAATACCAACTGCAGGATGTGGTTCAGATCCCGGTCAATGAAAAGAAGGGGCTGACCTTCGCCAGGGGACTCCGCTCCATCTTGCGGCACGATCCCGACAAGATTCTGGTGGGGGAGATCCGGGATGCGGAGACGGCCCACATCGCCATCCAGTCGGCGCTGACGGGGCACCTTGTTTTTACCACCGTCCACGCCAACAATGCGTTCGATGTCATCGGGCGGTTCGTCAACATGGGGATCGAGCCGTATAATTTCGTCTCCTCCCTCAATTGCATTTTGGCGCAGCGGCTGGTTCGGGGTCTCTGTGTGATCTGTAAACAAGAGGCGACCCTCCCTGAAGATCTCTTGGAGATTTCGGGGCTCAATCCGGCGGAGTATAAAGATCGGCTCTTCGCCCTTCCGAAGGGGTGCCCGGAGTGCAATGGGACCGGGTTCAAGGGGAGGGCTGCGATCACCGAGTTTCTCAATCTCTCCGATACGATCCGTGAGATGATCCTGTCGCGCCGCCCGACCTCCGAAGTCCGCCGCGCGGCGCTGGCAGAGGGGATGACGACGCTGCGCCAAGCGGGGCTGGAGAAAGTATTCAAAGGGGAGACGACCCTCAAGGAGATCAATCGGGTCACGTTTATTCAATAA
- a CDS encoding glycosyltransferase translates to MATIIHQEDKRTTDSPGMESLARRRAYSRSKTALPSFYRIKHFSNHRSGTAMLTNWSVGGGRIEMSRPLEVGTWLELELKPGSASDMPIPPILRKKRRVRARIVQEAPLLSDVEARNGYAYGLVFAVGWKTLCRYHFERALPWIAHLLFAAGIFNVLYLKSFNLHYFWYEPLINLYSLLISFYILSRFFLSYFYKPPRDAGYLPPVTVIVACKNEENSIGRTLDAIYQSDYPRDRMEVIAVNDGSTDGTGGEMERAKERHPGLKIIHFDKNLGKRQGMAAGARMATGEILVYIDSDSFVRSETIRKLVQGFSDPTVGAVCGHATVQNARKNLLTKMQEVRYFIAFRVVKAAESVFSAVTCCSGCLAAYRRKPVMEVLDTWLNQRFLGREATFGDDRSLTNFMLRRYRVIYHSEAICTTLVPETYRQFFRQQLRWKKSWIRESLLAGTFMWKRHPIVAFFFYLGVLFPIISPLIAFDNLILPLIGYGSPSLLYIYGATLMAAVYSLYYLGRFRTGLWIYGIYFSFFYMFILVWQTYYAVLTVRRNHWGTR, encoded by the coding sequence ATGGCGACGATCATTCACCAAGAAGACAAACGGACAACGGATTCTCCCGGTATGGAATCGCTGGCAAGGCGGAGGGCCTATTCCCGCTCCAAAACGGCGCTCCCCTCTTTCTATCGGATCAAGCATTTTTCAAACCATCGTTCCGGGACGGCCATGCTGACCAATTGGAGCGTCGGCGGCGGGCGGATTGAAATGAGCCGGCCTTTGGAGGTCGGCACCTGGCTCGAGCTGGAATTGAAACCCGGATCGGCTTCCGACATGCCGATCCCCCCGATTCTTCGAAAGAAGCGACGGGTGCGCGCGCGGATCGTCCAAGAGGCGCCGCTCTTGTCCGACGTCGAAGCGCGAAATGGTTACGCATACGGCCTCGTCTTCGCCGTCGGCTGGAAAACGCTTTGTCGATATCATTTTGAGCGCGCGCTTCCCTGGATCGCCCACCTCCTTTTCGCCGCCGGGATCTTTAATGTCCTCTACTTGAAGAGCTTTAATTTACACTACTTCTGGTACGAACCGCTGATTAATCTTTACAGCCTCTTGATCTCTTTTTATATTCTCTCTCGATTCTTCCTCTCCTATTTTTACAAGCCGCCGAGGGATGCCGGGTATTTGCCCCCCGTCACGGTGATCGTCGCTTGCAAAAACGAGGAGAACTCGATCGGCCGGACCCTCGATGCAATCTATCAATCCGATTATCCGCGTGACCGAATGGAGGTCATCGCCGTGAACGACGGGTCCACCGACGGAACCGGCGGTGAGATGGAGCGGGCGAAGGAGCGCCATCCGGGACTCAAAATTATTCACTTCGATAAAAACCTCGGCAAACGGCAAGGGATGGCCGCCGGGGCGCGGATGGCGACCGGGGAGATTTTGGTCTACATCGATTCCGATAGTTTTGTCAGAAGCGAGACCATCCGAAAGCTCGTTCAGGGATTTTCCGATCCGACCGTCGGCGCCGTTTGCGGACATGCCACCGTTCAGAACGCCCGGAAGAATCTTCTCACCAAAATGCAAGAGGTCCGTTATTTTATCGCGTTCCGGGTGGTCAAGGCGGCGGAATCGGTCTTCTCCGCCGTGACCTGCTGCTCCGGCTGCCTGGCCGCCTACCGGCGCAAGCCGGTGATGGAGGTACTCGACACCTGGCTGAACCAGCGGTTTCTCGGAAGAGAGGCGACCTTCGGGGACGACCGCAGCCTGACCAACTTTATGCTCCGGCGGTACCGGGTGATCTACCACTCCGAGGCGATCTGTACGACCCTGGTGCCGGAAACCTACCGCCAATTTTTTCGCCAGCAGCTCCGGTGGAAGAAGTCATGGATCCGGGAGAGTCTGCTTGCCGGCACTTTTATGTGGAAGCGGCATCCGATCGTCGCCTTCTTCTTTTATCTCGGGGTCCTCTTCCCGATCATCTCCCCCCTCATCGCATTCGATAATCTGATCCTGCCGTTGATCGGATACGGAAGCCCCTCCCTTCTCTATATCTATGGCGCAACATTGATGGCCGCCGTCTATAGTCTCTACTATCTCGGCCGGTTCCGAACCGGGCTCTGGATCTACGGCATTTACTTCAGCTTCTTTTACATGTTCATCCTGGTCTGGCAAACCTATTATGCCGTTTTGACCGTTCGGCGAAACCATTGGGGAACCCGATAA
- the pilM gene encoding type IV pilus biogenesis protein PilM: MGFLKQDHVGLSIGPTHLSIASAAQRGDSIDIRHCAVETLEEGVCRPSPVEKNILQIDRWKKSVGSMLDRFPRVRHLTLALPDSAVRMLLLDLQQLPTGRKDFEKLIQWHMEKTFLYPLGASRFSYQVLFREGGRTKILATAVKKEVIEQYESLDEARPIEARRISPTSFYLFNLFRPLITRTVGETGHFVFVCLIDRNFTVLVFEKGHVRFIRVKEVPHTGGDAERSTDFLLEELGNSLSFYDEGGNRLQTLTHLFLLLENSAPEMEAHFQEIFHITPVFLNPSQVIRSVPSSLPESSEWTLRMISAAAAAVGG, encoded by the coding sequence ATGGGTTTTTTGAAGCAAGATCATGTCGGTCTCTCCATCGGGCCGACCCATCTCTCGATTGCTTCAGCGGCGCAGCGGGGGGATTCGATCGACATTCGACATTGCGCCGTTGAGACGTTGGAAGAAGGGGTCTGCCGTCCCTCTCCGGTTGAAAAAAATATTCTTCAGATCGACCGGTGGAAAAAATCGGTCGGTTCCATGTTGGATCGCTTTCCCCGCGTTCGCCACCTGACGCTGGCCCTTCCCGATTCGGCGGTTCGGATGCTGTTGCTCGACCTGCAGCAGCTTCCAACGGGCCGGAAGGACTTCGAAAAACTGATCCAGTGGCACATGGAGAAGACCTTCCTCTATCCGTTGGGCGCGTCACGGTTTTCGTATCAGGTGCTTTTCCGTGAAGGGGGCCGGACGAAGATCCTTGCAACGGCGGTCAAGAAAGAGGTGATCGAGCAGTATGAATCGCTCGATGAAGCGCGCCCGATCGAGGCGCGGCGTATTTCTCCTACTTCGTTTTATCTCTTCAACCTGTTCCGGCCCCTCATCACTCGGACCGTGGGGGAGACGGGCCACTTCGTTTTTGTCTGTCTGATCGACCGAAATTTCACCGTCTTGGTCTTTGAGAAAGGACATGTCCGTTTCATCCGGGTGAAGGAGGTTCCCCACACGGGAGGAGATGCGGAACGCTCGACCGACTTTCTCTTGGAGGAGCTGGGGAATTCCCTCTCTTTTTACGATGAGGGGGGCAACCGTCTTCAAACGCTGACCCATCTCTTCCTCCTGCTCGAAAATAGCGCTCCCGAAATGGAAGCCCATTTTCAGGAGATATTTCATATCACTCCTGTTTTCTTGAACCCGTCTCAAGTCATCCGGTCGGTTCCGTCTTCGCTTCCCGAATCCTCCGAATGGACCCTGCGGATGATCTCTGCGGCGGCGGCCGCGGTCGGAGGATAA
- a CDS encoding Slp family lipoprotein: MKKKLNSKMPAVLFLLLSSSILFSCGPKVIPEDLERKVDQEISFREVKKNPESYKGRRMLVGGEIIEIRNLQNKTEIEILQKPLGRDRAPINVDESGGRFVLIHPAFLDPSVFRSGRRLTAVGLVEGGRSEQVGEAEMVQPVLQSEHIHLWPPGEGGRSEPSIGIGLGFGFGFSR, translated from the coding sequence ATGAAAAAAAAATTAAATTCCAAGATGCCGGCGGTGCTCTTCCTTCTTCTTTCTTCTTCGATACTTTTCTCTTGTGGTCCGAAGGTGATCCCTGAGGATCTGGAGCGCAAAGTCGATCAAGAGATTTCATTTCGAGAGGTGAAGAAAAATCCCGAGTCGTACAAAGGAAGGAGGATGCTGGTCGGCGGCGAAATTATCGAGATCCGCAACCTCCAGAATAAAACCGAGATTGAAATTCTCCAGAAGCCGCTCGGACGAGACCGCGCTCCGATCAACGTGGATGAATCGGGGGGACGGTTTGTCCTCATTCACCCCGCCTTTTTGGACCCTTCGGTCTTCCGTAGCGGGCGAAGGCTGACGGCGGTCGGATTGGTGGAGGGGGGGCGTTCGGAGCAGGTCGGAGAGGCGGAGATGGTCCAGCCGGTCCTGCAGAGCGAGCATATCCATCTTTGGCCGCCGGGAGAGGGAGGCCGATCGGAGCCCTCGATCGGAATCGGGCTCGGTTTCGGGTTCGGATTTAGCCGCTAG
- a CDS encoding type II secretion system F family protein — translation MAFFSYRVAKGDGTIVTQQEEAESESLLRSRLEEQGYLVLSISKTIGLSLPTLSMQRRLPPRDFLVFNQELMALLKAGLPIMKIFDVLVDRGSQPGFVEALKAVQRDIRSGSAMSDAMAKHPGYFSDLYVSSLRAGEKSGNLVEVIGRFMDYQKKILEVKKKVVGALAYPSFLLAIGFGVLGFLLIYVMPSFTEIYEGSQVDLPLFTKVLLGLVHFIQGNLFLLSVAAAGLGALLWSLYQSGWGRAQADRLSLSFPFIKPIVRRHHLIRISRTLSTILKSGIPLVEAIRMVASAMTNRVVRDDVERAGEAVKTGIGISTALSQIDLFPKISIEMIAVGESTGSLEEMLNEVANFHEEELDLYLSRVTTWVEPVLLLTIGSLVAMILIAMYLPIFHLAGTIR, via the coding sequence ATGGCTTTCTTTTCATATCGTGTCGCCAAGGGGGACGGAACAATCGTCACCCAACAGGAAGAGGCCGAAAGCGAATCGCTCCTTCGAAGCCGCCTGGAAGAGCAGGGATATCTGGTCCTCTCCATTTCGAAGACGATCGGCCTCTCCCTCCCGACCCTTTCCATGCAGAGGCGGCTTCCTCCGCGCGATTTTCTGGTCTTTAATCAGGAGCTGATGGCCCTCTTGAAGGCCGGCCTTCCGATCATGAAGATCTTCGATGTCCTCGTCGACCGGGGGAGCCAGCCCGGGTTTGTGGAGGCGCTCAAGGCGGTGCAGCGGGATATTCGAAGCGGCAGCGCGATGTCCGACGCCATGGCGAAACATCCCGGCTACTTTTCGGATCTCTATGTCTCCTCCCTCCGGGCGGGGGAGAAGAGCGGGAACCTGGTCGAGGTCATCGGTCGCTTCATGGATTATCAAAAGAAGATCTTGGAGGTGAAGAAAAAGGTCGTCGGGGCGTTGGCCTATCCTTCTTTTCTTTTGGCGATCGGGTTCGGCGTGCTCGGCTTTCTGCTGATCTACGTAATGCCTTCTTTCACCGAAATCTATGAGGGATCACAGGTCGATCTTCCCCTCTTCACAAAGGTCTTGCTTGGACTCGTCCACTTTATTCAGGGGAATCTTTTCCTGCTGTCGGTGGCCGCCGCCGGTCTCGGGGCGCTTCTCTGGAGCCTCTACCAAAGCGGATGGGGACGGGCGCAGGCCGACCGGCTCTCGCTCTCTTTCCCCTTTATCAAGCCGATTGTCCGGCGGCATCACTTGATCCGGATCAGCCGGACCTTATCGACGATCCTGAAGAGCGGCATCCCGCTGGTGGAGGCGATCCGGATGGTGGCGTCGGCGATGACCAATCGGGTGGTCCGTGATGACGTCGAGCGGGCCGGGGAGGCGGTTAAGACGGGAATCGGGATCTCGACCGCCCTCTCTCAGATCGATCTTTTTCCGAAGATCTCGATCGAGATGATCGCCGTCGGGGAATCGACCGGCTCGCTGGAGGAGATGCTCAACGAGGTGGCCAATTTCCATGAGGAGGAGCTGGATCTCTACCTCTCGCGGGTGACGACCTGGGTCGAGCCGGTCCTTCTTTTGACGATCGGCTCCCTGGTGGCGATGATCTTGATCGCCATGTACCTTCCCATTTTCCATCTTGCAGGAACGATCCGATGA
- a CDS encoding c-type cytochrome, whose product MSPIRIFLILGSIILLFSGLIHMATSIFVTTGTDPMVSAFDMSRPRAPSDARKLKNPIPLSGDAISNGKALYEGRGNCFVCHGMNGHGDGEAGVMLSPPPRNFTDVQFQRLRTDGEIFWTIRYGIPDTAMFAFVPRHLTEEEVWMIVHYLRTMWKEEEPM is encoded by the coding sequence ATGAGCCCAATCCGCATTTTCTTGATCCTGGGATCGATCATCCTTCTATTCTCGGGTTTGATTCATATGGCGACCAGCATCTTTGTGACGACCGGCACCGATCCGATGGTGTCGGCCTTTGATATGAGCCGCCCGCGCGCTCCCTCCGATGCGAGAAAGCTTAAAAACCCGATTCCCCTCTCCGGAGATGCGATCTCAAACGGCAAGGCCCTGTATGAGGGAAGGGGAAACTGCTTTGTCTGCCACGGAATGAACGGGCATGGCGATGGAGAAGCCGGGGTAATGCTCAGTCCCCCTCCGCGCAATTTCACCGATGTCCAATTCCAGAGGCTGAGGACCGACGGGGAGATCTTCTGGACCATTCGATACGGCATTCCGGATACGGCCATGTTCGCTTTTGTTCCCCGGCACCTGACCGAAGAGGAGGTATGGATGATCGTCCACTATCTTCGGACGATGTGGAAAGAGGAAGAGCCGATGTAG
- a CDS encoding FIST signal transduction protein codes for MKWASALSEGKSTPEVIAELTEAIRSQMENEPIDLAFLFVSPALLNDKIPAAVMEAIGCRTLVGCSGGGIIGGGREIEHLPAAALIAARLPEVEIAPFHLDSSDLPDLDASPKKWQDCFQVDSDLKSQFVLFADPLTFEAEKGLMGLDFAYPRAVKVGGLVSGGNSPGENALFLNQKIYRSGMVGVALSGNIEVDTIVAQGCRPIGAPLSITKCNRNLLTELDHKPPLEVLQEIYEQLSEEDQKLMQHSLFLGLAMTPFKETLTRGDFLIRNLVGMDSKTGSLAVGAFLREGQLVQFHLRDAETSTEDLKWYLTEYQMEGKARSAKGALLFSCMGRGEHLYGKPNHDSELFHTRFGPLPLGGFFCNGEIGAVGGTTFLHGYTSCFGIFKPASTQSSSG; via the coding sequence ATGAAATGGGCATCCGCACTCAGCGAGGGAAAATCCACCCCGGAAGTGATCGCAGAATTGACGGAGGCGATCCGGAGCCAAATGGAAAACGAACCGATCGACCTCGCCTTCCTCTTTGTCTCCCCGGCGCTTCTGAATGACAAGATACCGGCCGCCGTGATGGAGGCGATCGGGTGCAGGACCCTGGTCGGCTGCTCCGGCGGGGGAATCATCGGCGGGGGGCGGGAAATCGAACACCTTCCGGCGGCGGCGCTGATCGCGGCCCGGCTCCCGGAGGTGGAGATTGCTCCGTTCCATTTGGACTCGTCGGATCTTCCCGACCTCGATGCGAGCCCGAAAAAATGGCAGGACTGTTTTCAGGTCGATTCCGACCTGAAGTCGCAGTTCGTCCTCTTCGCCGATCCGCTCACGTTCGAAGCCGAGAAGGGACTGATGGGACTCGACTTCGCCTATCCGAGGGCGGTCAAGGTCGGCGGGCTTGTCAGCGGCGGGAACAGCCCCGGCGAAAACGCCCTTTTTCTGAATCAAAAGATCTATCGCTCCGGAATGGTCGGCGTGGCCTTGAGCGGAAATATCGAAGTCGATACGATCGTGGCGCAAGGTTGCCGGCCGATCGGCGCCCCTCTTTCGATTACGAAATGCAACCGGAACCTCCTCACCGAGCTCGACCACAAACCCCCTCTGGAGGTCCTTCAAGAAATCTACGAGCAATTAAGCGAGGAAGATCAGAAGTTGATGCAGCATTCTCTCTTTCTGGGATTGGCGATGACGCCGTTCAAAGAGACCTTGACAAGAGGCGACTTCCTGATTCGAAACCTCGTCGGTATGGATTCGAAAACGGGGAGCCTGGCGGTGGGGGCCTTCCTTCGCGAGGGACAGCTGGTTCAGTTCCATCTGCGGGACGCCGAAACCTCGACGGAAGATCTGAAGTGGTACCTGACGGAATACCAGATGGAAGGAAAGGCCCGATCGGCAAAAGGGGCCCTTCTCTTCTCCTGCATGGGGCGCGGCGAGCATCTCTACGGCAAGCCGAACCACGACAGCGAGCTCTTTCACACCCGGTTCGGCCCGCTCCCTCTGGGGGGATTCTTTTGCAACGGAGAGATCGGCGCCGTCGGCGGGACGACGTTCCTGCACGGGTATACAAGCTGTTTCGGCATCTTCAAACCGGCTTCGACCCAATCATCTAGCGGCTAA